In a single window of the Streptomyces sp. NBC_00353 genome:
- a CDS encoding LmrA/YxaF family transcription factor encodes MAPPHPARSAAAVFARRQEAPAALPLRQGLPEERSKRPAAFIIAALEGAVITCRVEQSTAPMEATAAEIHDLPAHALHSRPDPDQAPRP; translated from the coding sequence ATGGCGCCCCCCCATCCGGCCCGTTCCGCGGCCGCGGTCTTCGCCCGCCGGCAAGAGGCGCCGGCCGCATTGCCTCTCCGGCAGGGCCTGCCCGAGGAGCGGAGCAAGCGGCCGGCCGCTTTCATCATCGCGGCGCTCGAAGGCGCGGTGATCACGTGCCGGGTCGAGCAGAGCACCGCCCCGATGGAGGCGACCGCCGCCGAGATCCATGACCTGCCGGCCCACGCATTGCACAGCCGCCCCGATCCGGATCAGGCACCACGGCCATGA